In the Hordeum vulgare subsp. vulgare chromosome 7H, MorexV3_pseudomolecules_assembly, whole genome shotgun sequence genome, one interval contains:
- the LOC123407594 gene encoding uncharacterized protein DDB_G0286299, whose protein sequence is MELELDAVGGGGGRRVVSLSSESPEADLGRGDVVLADRNMSRRHVSLRLVGGGEPGVAFEVVGRNPVLVRSSAGGDKVYRRGEAGELRPGDGLSLSLKAPSFWTARSTGGGAEAGAGAEAEVDTAVLDAVARREKRTQERKERERERQAAAEAMEVTKEEVMAPSGDDELDEEVEDLKIDLESIDPVQEFGFLLMGHEFDNYPKGRIRPPKDWNWFLEEIKKTSDDEDDDDVSNTERKSRGRSGANKKKKKREGEDDDEWTDESEDGKDSLLTGASVKRPKNYVTRSKDPKKPCKEKSKTENEDTTDEQDETDEDDEADETLGGFIVGEEDEPMEEPSEEEEEEEEFDDEEEDD, encoded by the exons ATGGAGCTGGAGCTCGACgcagtcggcggcggcggcggcagaagAGTGGTTTCCCTCTCCAGCGAGTCCCCGGAGGCCGACCTCGGCCGCGGCGACGTGGTTCTGGCAGACCGCAACATGTCGCGCCGCCACGTCTCGCTCCGCCTCGTGGGCGGCGGAGAGCCCGGGGTCGCCTTCGAGGTCGTAGGGAGGAACCCCGTGCTCGTCCGCTCGTCGGCCGGGGGAGACAAGGTGTACCGCCGAGGCGAggcgggcgagctccggcccggGGACGGGCTGTCTCTGTCGCTGAAGGCGCCGTCGTTCTGGACGGCGCGGAGCACGGGCGGCGGGGCGGAGGCGGGCGCGGGCGCGGAGGCGGAGGTAGACACCGCGGTGCTGGACGCGGTGGCGAGGCGGGAGAAGCGGAcgcaggagaggaaggagagggaaagggagaggcaggcggcggcggaggctatggaggtgacgaaggagGAGGTTATGGCGCCGTCCGGTGATGACGAGTTGGATGAGGAAGTAGAGGATCTGAAAATTGATCTTGAAAGCATCGACCCGGTCCAAG AGTTCGGGTTTTTGTTGATGGGTCATGAATTTGACAATTACCCTAAGGGCAGGATTCGCCCTCCGAAAGATTGGAACTGGTTCCTAGAGGAAATAAAGAAGaccagtgatgatgaagatgatgacgatgttAGTAACACGGAACGTAAATCAAGGGGTCGTAGTGGtgcaaacaagaagaagaaaaagagagagggtgaagatgatgatgagtggaCTGATGAGAGCGAGGATGGAAAAGACTCCCTGCTAACAGGCGCTAGTGTGAAGAGACCAAAAAATTATGTAACAAGATCGAAAGACCCCAAAAAACCTTGCAAGGAGAAATCTAAAACAGAAAATGAGGATACCACGGATGAACAGGATGAgacagatgaagatgatgaagcaGATGAGACACTGGGAGGTTTTATAGTCGGAGAAGAGGATGAGCCTATGGAAGAGCCgagtgaagaagaggaagaggaagaggaattcGATGACGAAGAGGAGGACGACTGA
- the LOC123407595 gene encoding putative heat stress transcription factor A-6a — MDSAAAMTMDIKQEEPEMMVLDDDDDDAGCCLAPTPLDLAAAAAVAPFLAKTFDMVEDPATDAVVSWGAARNSFVVWDPHAFAAGLLPLHFKHANFSSFLRQLNTYGFRKVNPDRWEFANAGFLGGQRHLLAGIRRRRGADTGRRPAAALSPSSCAEGAGGFGSVEGELERLRQDREALKRELAGLKRQQEEARATLLDMERRVEGTERRQEQCKAFLARAVRNPAFLANLARRNDLAAAAPAPAVDGKKKRRRLDAIPSPLPAEDGFTFQELALAAGVVEEAAAPTQGSGAGGVTTDMIWYELLEEGQAEIDVEVEDLVAAAGDMAPWEFGEEEDPDDGVCRDARRGRE, encoded by the exons ATGGACTCCGCCGCCGCCATGACCATGGACATCAAGCAGGAGGAGCCCGAGATGATGGtgctggacgacgacgacgacgacgcgggCTGCTGCCTGGCGCCGACGCCGCTCGACCTGGCGGCGGCCGCGGCGGTGGCGCCGTTCCTGGCGAAGACGTTCGACATGGTGGAGGACCCGGCGACGGACGCGGTGGTGTCGTGGGGCGCGGCGCGGAACAGCTTCGTGGTCTGGGACCCCCACGCCttcgccgccggcctcctcccgctCCACTTCAAGCATGCcaacttctccagcttcctccggCAGCTCAACACCTAC GGATTCCGCAAGGTGAACCCGGACAGGTGGGAGTTCGCCAACGCGGGCTTCCTCGGCGGGCAGCGCCACCTCCTGGCcggcatccgccgccgccgcggcgccGACACCGGCCGCCGTCCCGCCGCGGCCTTGTCGCCTTCGTCGTGCGCGGAGGGCGCCGGCGGCTTCGGCTCCGTTGAGGGGGAGCTGGAGCGGCTGCGGCAGGACCGGGAGGCGCTGAAGCGGGAGCTGGCCGGGCTcaagcggcagcaggaggaggcgcGCGCGACGCTGCTCGACATGGAGCGCCGCGTGGAGGGCACCGAGCGGCGGCAGGAGCAGTGCAAGGCCTTcctcgcgcgcgccgtcaggaacCCGGCCTTCCTGGCCAACCTGGCGCGCCGCAACGACCTCgccgcggcggctccggcgccCGCCGTCGACGGCAAGAAGAAGCGGCGGCGGCTCGACGCCATCCCGTCACCGCTGCCGGCGGAGGATGGGTTCACCTTCCAGGAGCTGGCATTGGCGGCCGGCGTCGTCGAGGAAGCGGCCGCGCCGACCCAGGGCTCGGGAGCGGGCGGTGTCACGACGGACATGATATGGTACGAGCTGCTCGAGGAGGGGCAGGCGGAGATAGACGTGGAGGTGGAGGACCTCGTGGCCGCCGCGGGGGACATGGCGCCGTGGGAGTTCGGCGAGGAGGAG GATCCGGATGATGGAGTCTGTCGGGATGCAAGGCGTGGAAGGGAGTGA